In the Sorghum bicolor cultivar BTx623 chromosome 4, Sorghum_bicolor_NCBIv3, whole genome shotgun sequence genome, AAGCGTGCAGCGCTCATCGGGTCGCTGACCTCCAGCTGATGAAATACGACGTTGGATAGCCCAAGTGTGCTGACTGCTTCGGCGCCCCTCTTCTCATCCCTTGCTGTCAATACTACAGTGACTCCATTGGAAGCCAGTTGCTTGCATATTTCGAGCCCAATTCCTCTGTTCCCTCCTGTAACCACAGCGACCCTGGTAACAAAGAAGAAAATGGCATTAATATCACAAATTTCCTGTCAAAAATTACATATGATACTCGAGaagagaattttttttttgagggaaatCGAGAAGAGAATATCATGACAGAGATAACTCTGATTGGAAGGTATCATAAAACTCTAGTTTGTTCTTATGAATTAGGCATTGCTTATATTAGTACTACTGCAGCACTGCTGCCAAAGAGATTTGATGCTCACTCCTCAGATTGGTTGCCTGTGCTTCCTTCCATATATGCAACTGAAAGCTAATTCTTGCGCAAGATGGTGTAAAAGGTCGCGTGTGtagagaggagagaggagagaggagacACTGAGTTGGGCACTGAGATCCACTCCACATTTATACAGCCGGGCGCCGGAGGTTTTCGTGCTTGGTGATACTTTTCTTGGTGAGGTCACCCCTCTCGTCACTACAGGGAGGGGACGACACGCATTCGTCACACGACTGACGACTCACACCAAGGGCGAGCCCAGCTAAACTAACGAGCTAGTAGAAGCCTGACTCGGCTGGGCTCGGCTCGTTTGTCACCTCGAGCTGGCGAGCCAACGACGACATATGAAAACAATCCCCCAAACCTGAAGGTCGTACAATAATAGACCTCCAGTAATGAAATTGAACCATAAACAAGCATAAATCGAATGGTAATAGTCTGTGTATCCCTAAATCCGATCCTAATCGAGCTAACAGTCAAATCCAGCTATCCAAGCATACGATAAATCAATGGAATCCCCCTGAAACAGAACGCAAaacaaacagaaaaaaaaatcgaATCGACTTCCATGCACGGCGAGGTCGTGCCGTCGGGCTTCTCACCTTAGTCGCCGGGGTCTTCAGCGACAGCCTTGGCTCTGCGCTCGGCAGCTCCGGCATGGGCGCAGGCACAGCAGGCAGCAGTCAAGCACTCGAGCTGAGTGGCCGACTGCCCCGCGCGCACTGCGTGTTGGAACATGGGAGGCGGCGGATGGGGCAATGTGCTTGTGTGAGAGGTAGAGATGGGGAACCGGGGATGGATGATGAAGAGTCGAAGACCGGAGAGAAAAAGACAAGATGGTGTGATTTTAAAATTAGACTTTGAAAAAAATGTATGATAAAATAAAGTGATCTTTTAATTTAATAAGTTTTCAGAATGAAAGAACTCTCATCAATTTTGTGTGAATAGATTTCAATTGGTCATGTCTAGGGAAAGTGTTGCAGTAAAAGTCTTCGAACTAAGAAATGATTGCGGCAAGAGGACCTATTACTTACATTTTGTTTAATACAGTGGTTGACATATTGCCTACAGAACATATCCGAGAGGTCGTTTCACATTTGGTAGATAAGGAAACATTTGGTAGATAAGGAACTCTTAGTCATCCAATATATTGATGATATTGTCATCTTTATGAATAATAATCTGGAGAGTGCAAAAAACATAAAGTTTTTGCTTTATGCTTTTGAGCAACTATCGGGACTCAAGATTAATTTTCATAAAGGTAAATTGTTTTGCTACGGAGCAACCAAAGCGAATCAAGTAGATTATGTACAAATTTTCAGGTGTGATTTAGGCTCGTTCCCGTTTAGGTATCTGGGTATTTTTTGCATCACAGAAAGCTCATGAATAAGGATTGGAAGCATGTTGAAGAACATTTTCAAAAGAAGTTAAATTGTTGGAGAATTAAAATGTTATTAGTAGGAGGGAGGCTTGTTATTCTTAACTCTATTTTAAGCAGTCTTCTTATGTTCATGCTTTCCTTTTTTATGTACCTAAGGGGTTTTGAAGAAGTCTATGTTAGGTCTCTTTTTTTGGCAAAGCGACGAATATAAGAAGAAATATAGATTGACTAAATAGGAGATAGTTTATACACCTAAAGATCAAAAGGGGGGTTGTGATTCTTAAATTTAGATGTTCAAAATAAATGTCTCCTAAGTAAATGACTTTTTAAGTTGCTAAATGGAGATGAGATTTGGCAACAATTACTTAGGAATAAATATCTAAAGAATAAGACCCTAACACTCAACACATGCCTCAAGACTCTTAATTTTGGGCCGGTCTCATGAAGGTCAAAGGTGAGTTTCTCTCGTTAGACAAGTTTGAGCTAGGTAATGGTTCTCAAGTACGATTATGGGAGGATGCATGGATAAGAACATGGCCTTCAAAATCGCTTTTTCCAGCATTGTATAATATTGTTAGAAAAAAAGGTGCATATGTAAGAATGGTGTTGTCTAGGACACTGTTAAATGTGGCTTTGAGGAGATTCCTGGTAGGTGTTAATTTACAAGCATAGAACGAGGTGGTTGCTATGGTTGCAGATGTACAATTGACAAACTAGATAAATTGCTTTGTGTGGAGGCTACATCAGAATGGATTGCTTACACTTAAATCCATATACAGAGCCTTAGAATCTGAAGCTGTACCTTGTAATACATTGATTTGGAAACTGAAACTACCCTAAAAATTAAggttttcttgtggtatttgtaTAAAGAAGTAATCTTAACAAAATAAAATTTAGTGAGACAACAATGGCAAGGAGATATGAAGTGTTTTTGTTTCTCTGAGGAGTCCATATAACATCTACTCTTTGATTGTCATTTTGCTAAATTTGTGTGTGAGTGATTCATATTTCCTTTAATCTAACAGCTCCAACTAGTGTACACAATATGTTCTCAGACTAGTTGAACAGGATCAACAGGAAATTAAAATCTAAGATTTTTGTGGGTGGAGTGCTTTTTATTGGGTTATATGGTTTATCCGGAATGATATTGTTTTTGACAAGGTCACAACACTATCCTATTTGCAGACTATCTTTAGGGGGATTTACTGGACTGAGGATTGCCATTTGATAAAAACGGACTACAAGAAAATTGAAAGAACTATGATGGAAGTATTTGCAAGAAACGGTTATTCACCAATAGGTTTGCGTTCTAGATGTTGCTTTAGAAAACTTTACCTTCTTTATTTTTAACTCAAAACTTTGGTTTTGAGACTGCACAAATATTTGTGTTTGTGTTTTTCTTATTAACAGCTATATGCATTAATTAATATAGAAGTGTTAAGATATTTTAATATAttctcttttttaaaaaagttaGTGACAAGATAAAATCGGGACGGTTTTTGTTCCCGTTCGTTTCAAGGGGCAACGGTGCTATGGAATCATTTCTATTGAAttgcatgcaccgaccagttTAATCCAAAAGCTTAAGCTAATAGAAAGAGATGgacaattcacttatattccaacactcCCCCTCACGTGGAGGCTCCCTCAGGCCTTAGACGTGGAATAGAAGCGAGCAgcaattatattttattttaatgcGCTAACCAGGATTTGAACTCGAGACCTCTGACTTTGATAtcatattgagttgcatgcaccgaccagttcaacccaaaagcttaagctaATAGAGAAAGGTGgacaattcacttatattccaacaatTTCTACCGAGTTTGCTTGCATATAATTTATATAAGTTTCGATAGTCTGAATTGATGACTCATGAAGAAATACTGAGTAACCGAATAAGGCCTAAAGAAAATATAACTCTGCCTGTGGCTTGATGCCTTGCTCGTGTTCTTCTGTAAGAGAGCACAGCTCAGGTGTCCTTGTGTAAGAGAGCACAGCTCACAAGTGGGTCCCAATAGTAAGtgtctttttaaaaaaatttggaggCTTTGATTTAGAGGGTTTTTGCTAGAGCAATTACAAAATAAAAAGGGCCAATAAAAACAGGGTGAAGCACCCAAGTTAAGAATGGAGGCGGCCTTGATTTGGGGCTAccgctggagttgctcttagaggGCAGAGTATTTATTGGCCCTACTACATTCATTCCCTATTTTTCGAAAGGCCATGACATATTGGTCGGGTGTAAAGGTTAATTCACTTGATGAATAAAATTACCATGTATGGCATAGTTTTATAAATCTCATGAATTCATCAAACATCATAGGTTAATAGTAACCTGTATGTCGAAGCTGGTAGTGTAGTTTCAATCTAGTTTGGTTTGTGCCACACGCTCCAGTATGGACTCCGTTTAAGGCTTCAGCTACCTAATTCCCTATGCGGGTCTAGCTTTTTGAGTGAAAATGGACCCAAACATCACATGACTAAATAGAAAGCTCGAACAATTTTTTTGCCAAAGTAATCTTACTCTTTTATAAAGCAAAACCCCATTGACAATTTATCTCAATATGTAAGCTATCCAACTACGCAATATACATACAATTAAAATCCAGTAAGAAAAATCCCACTATCTATTTATCTCGACATGCAAGCTGTCCAACTAGGCAATACATTATCGCATAGAATTAAAATCCACTAGCACATGTAACTGTAATGTCCACGTCAACAAGACATATAAACATTTTTTTGTTCACATAATCATACAACACAATCCATTAATCCACAATTCCCGCAACAACGCGCGTGGTATGCTTCTAGTTGTATTAAAAGCAATTTCCTAAATAAATATCACATTAATTGGAGATCAAGTCATATTTCTCCAACCTTATAAGAAAAAGTTTTCAATTACATTTTGCAGCATAAGAGTGCAATGATGTATAAAACTATGTCTTCATTGTAAATGTCGAACACTTGTATGGTGATTCTGTTACAAAGTTGTCTTACACATTCATTTCGTTCAATTATCTCTATTGGTACAAGAATAGGTTGATAGACTAGTAGTATATATTGCAATAACTTTGTTCTATGGAAAACCGTGCATTTGAAAGAAACATGAGAGGCACATCCTTTGGCCGATCACCAATATAAGAGTTACACGAAGGAAGCAACCTCTGTGCAGTCCAAGTATGCTCCGGTCATGCCTCCCTTGGGTAGGAGAGCCAGAATCAGCGCTCCTCTCGCGCCCTCCTCAACCGTGAGAACTCCAGTGTGGAAGTTCATGTCTGTGTCGACATAGCCCGGATGCACACAATTTATGCATAGTGTTGGGTGCTTCTTTGCAATGATTCTCGAATAGGCATTGCCGAGAGCCTTGGACACTTTATATGCAGGGTACCCTCCTTCAACTGGCCACCCATGGGGTTCCAGTTGGCCATTCTTGAAGTCCTTGAGGAACAATTCTGACAGCTCATCTAATCTCTCTTCAGATAGGTTATCGATGTTGTTGAGCTCCTTTTTAAGTTCCTCACCACTGAAAAACTGAAGCCATATAGAAGGATTAGTAGTTCTTTTAAAAGCAATGTGGTCCAACTATTAAATCGAGTTCAAGGCATTACCCTGAGTAGCCCAACAATAGATGTTACATTTACAACTCTTCCATGGGATGAGAACTCTAGGAGAGGAAGAAGTGCTTCAGTGACAATTTTGGTGCCGTGGTAGTTTGTTCTCAAGACCTCCTCTGCTTGGTCGTAAGGGTCTGTGGTGTACCTCCTGATCCTTTCTAGCCTTTCCTGAGCATTCATGCTTGCAAGCTATTTCCATGCAGGGAAAATTGGTAGTCTCTTTCATTGTAGGAGGTATCAAGAAGATAAATATACAAACGTTCTCTAAGAAACATGTATAAATAACTGAAAGTAAAGTTGAATTGCTTATGTAATTACAAACTAACCTCTAACTTAAAAGCATCTGGATCACTGATTTCTGTTATGGACCCAACAACTGCTGCATTGTTGACCTGAAAATAATCAAAGCAGCAACTACCAATAATTCATGATCAAATCCGAGTCAACATCCTTCACATGTAGTGTAGTGACGTTGGAAAGGGAAATTGTTAAGAAACTAAGGCATTACCAATATATCCAGTTTGCCAAATTTCTCCCGGATAAAATCAGCGAGACGTGCAGTGCTTGAGAGATCTCCAACCACCAGTTGATGAAACAGGATGTTGGATAGCCCCTGCGCTACAAGATTTTTGACCGCTTCTGCACCCCTTTTCTCGTCTCTCGCTGTCAATACCACAGTGACTCCTTTGGAAGCAAGTTGCCTGCATATTTCTAATCCAATTCCTCTATTCCCTCCTGTAACAACGGCAAccctaaaagaaaaaaaaagatatatatGCTCAATTCTTTAGGATTCACATCAAAAGACAAAAGATCTATTAATAATTTTATCATACATACTTTTGAATTGGAATATAAATTGCTTATACAACTATTTTCTAAATGAGAGCATATATTTAAGAAGAAAACAGAGATGCCGAAATGCTCACTCTTGTTCATATTGCCCGCATACGTTTCCTTCCATGTATGATGAAGAGCTTATATTGTGCGAGTCGATGTGTTTCTTCTAAAGCAATGCTAGACCAAGTTGTGAATGTATTGATGCGCCACCAGCACCAGGACTtagctaaatatatatatagtgtaagACCTAGAGTAGTAGTGTTCTTGCCTGTGGGCTCATGTCTAGGTGGCGTCCCCTCCCGTCATGCCGATAATTTTACCTAGGTGCATCACCCGTCCCGGTTTACAAAACACGTGCGCCGGTTTTCCAAACACGGGCGATGACTCGAAAGTATACTAATGAAATGCTACACTCCTATAAGTCCAAAACGCCGTGCGGTGACGAAAATCATACGGCCGGCACGACACCGGAGCAGCAAACCTTTGATATCCAAAAATGTGACAACGTGAAAATCGGCCTCTACTAATAAGTTTCTGACAGCGACAAGATATTGGTGCAGCAAATTCAAAAGCAGACAATTTCTTCCACGCCATCGATGAGCTCTTTACGGTGAGTTTGTGCACGGTCAAAACCTTTTGGCCGCACAAAATTCAATCAGTTGAGAGTTTAATTAGGATCAAGTGTGCTGAGCTTCTCCCTCCCCCGCAACCGCCGGTGACTGTCCGGTCCTGGTGTCCACCTCTGTGCGCCGGCGGCCTCCGGTCCTGGCGTTGCTTCTACCAGTGACCTGCATtagtcccaaaaaattttgcaaaataaatactatagtatttttgtttgtatttaataaatattgttcaatcatagactacctAGGATCAAAAggtttatctcgtaaattacagataaactgtacaattaattattatttttatctatatttaatgctctatgcatgcgttgCAAGATTCATTGCGACGTggaatctgaatttttttacaaaaattttttagaactaaacaaggcccaataaTAAGCCAAATGTTTGATTACAAGAGTCAAACTATATAATATAATAGTAGTCTCTTGTTTGtctataagaaaccattttattgTTAGTTTTACTCATACTCCATATTCTCTTTCCTAATCCTCCTCACATATGCATTTGTGTCTAGCTTGTGCTTGTATGAGAGTCATGTTCCCCTatctctcctcccttctctcctccatGTCAATACTTGCTTGGCTATAAATTAattattgtacctgctcttAAGGACCGGCGGTGTAAGGTCACTCAATACTGTAAGCGCATCTTCAGGGATCCCAACACCTCTACATCCGCTACACCAGAATATAGCGGACCTTTttgtttcaaaaaaagaaaCACAAGTAATACATACTTAGACAACAAACCCTAGTAGATAAATGTATGTAATATAAACTTAGACAACAAACACTAGGTAGATAAATGTATCACAAGTTCTTATATATGAAACAACTTTGACTAATCTATTAATATTATTATAGTTGAACTTGGCTAGACATCGAAACCAACTGACACGGCTGAAAGGTCTTTGGTTGGTTTtgataattgagtgacaacttaggtggactaatagtgtttatgtgagatacataggagattagtccacaggtgattatgtgatgatggaggagctcattgcatatgagacatgacttggagtcatgtgaccaaggtggagaagatcgagatgaggcttggcttgatggaccggttgcaagagtgaaggacaagtcggaggctttgtagcgagggaccgcgtgtgacggtgaagcttgagcaagacttggcgccgatggaccgaggcaacggtgaagagcaagtgaggtcaagatcgatgaaccaatacggtcacgtgatgatatgaagtggatcatatcattttgtgattggttggtgcatgtgttgcatcaacaatggaggagatggaattgaaagcgcaaggcaaaggtataacctagggcatttccatttcaccggtcataggtgtgtagagaagtttatgaccggatttaggatagatgtccgtactatcaagaggggcaaacttgtttgcatatcggtcatctagtgccacttgagcgatctaactttgcatgcgtgttaggatcgagtgacgtggcaagttgagaggctaactcctttgggaaaatatttatgaaaatgctaacacacatgcacatggtggtgtacacttggtggtgttggcacatttgcaaaggaggtggagttcctagggttgagaggggtgtgggttcctctctccctcccgtcgagcttgcgaggcgggattcggcgcttttgagaaaattaagtgtatattttctattgcgccggtgggaattttggagaagtcgcgggagtgtttctctcaccggacgctggtgttggtagcaccggacgctcgtccagagcgtccggtgtgggtcagtggcgcaggtgtgcaccggacgcaccggagtgagtccggtgcttagcgtccggtgtgcgggtggtttggcgaccctctctgcgcatgagtccggtgagcaccggacgctaagggtgcgtccggtggctcgcgtccggtgaccgtgcaagtttgcgttgctctctgcgcacgagtccggtgtgcaccggacgcgtccggtgtgacgcagtagagcgtccggtggtgctgtgcaggcgcgcgtgcgcagtagccgttggcggcaacggtcgagttcaaacggctagtgacacgtggctgacgcctgagcaccggacgctgggggttgagcgtccggtggctccctgtgagcgtccggtgccctcgtgttttgcccagtgaaggggcaacggctagtttagcccttggggctagtggtggccagccttggctggtgctgagcacccttgggacttagtgtccatgcttggggagtgctcggaaagcctctaactcactttgtGCTTgtaagagtgcgaatcaatagcgagtgagtgattctagtgcgttgcattgagagattgcatcgagtggcactaggtgttcgtgttgcaagccggtggtgcttgttactcttggaggttaccacctcctagacggcttggtggcttgtgactccgtcgaagcacgcaaggagattgtgcggtgctccggagaagagattgtgaggggtacggtgctcaccccgctgggatcgcgaagagcaactctattggatcgtgcgtgtcattgagctacctcacttgtgggtaggttcttatggtgtcctagtggggacgaggttcatgtaacacctcttagccgccgaaccaccaagtgttggtcgacacaacggggacgtagcttggtcgcaaccaagtgaacctcgggagaaaatcatcatgtcaacattgttcttctcgttggtttgcaagtccctaagataagcttgttcttacattcatatacttgtgcttgtgtagttgctcttgtaattagttagcttgtgtagcttgctagttattaccttcttgcttgtgtagctagaagtagttccctttcgtgactaatttggtttgtgtaaccttgttagtcacattgcttagtttgtgtagctaagtaatttgtgctctctaatttggcattggttgccttgttattgagcttgctagtgagcttaggctttgtgcgctttgcctcactagtttgtgtaggagctccccggtttgcaaagtaatagttgcataggtttgtgtgaccttgctcctagaattgattaggtgagctcttgctaaggtagcaccttgtttgcttgtttatgatcttttcaaggtgctagagaacttagatagagggatgtagtcttggctagaccgataattttaattttgcatttgtttcggttagccggcgtgttaaagttttagaaaggactattcacccccctctagtccgccatctcgacccttcaacggCTCCATAGTTTAGGCCCAGATCCTCAATCACACCACCATCGTCTTGTATCGCCCTTACTGTGTGTCTGACGAATCCCATAATTTGTATGGCCTTTTTCTCCTCCGCATGCCCTCCACCACGCAGGACCGATCCACAGAACACGAAGAGAGACACAACACTCCACTTGCAGCTGAAGTCATTGGTGACCATGGTGCCATCAAGGAATCGAATTCATTCTTAGCTTGTACGGTCTTCACGTCTTCATGAACACATCATCATCTACCATCTTGTTAGTCTCTCTCACTGACGAGCAGACCCCACTTGTCAGCCTCATGACCTTCTTTCTCTCACAGTAGCTTTTCTCTTGCTTTGGGGCTCACCGTCGGCCGAGAAGGAAAGGGCGAGGCCACGGCGGAGCTCGCGCCCACGCTTGTGCGGCCGCGGCACATCCTGCACATGCCCGTGAGGCCGCGCGCCATCCACGAGCGTCATCCTTGCTCCCATGGCTTCCTTCATGGGCTTCTCCGCCATCTTCACTCCTCTACCGAGCATAGAGCTATAGAAGGCCCAGCAGCAGACACCGATGGTCTGGATGCCACCACAACGACGCCTCAGGAGCGGAACAACACTCATAGTCATGGAGATCAAGCCGGGTCAGCCCGCACGACAGAGCGGTGCGCCCGCTTGTCCTGTCCTCCGACGCCCTCCGCGCTCACCCTACACCCTTCGGCATCCTCTGCGTTGTGCTCTCCCTGCGTCCACCACTTGCCTGCTCGCTGctgacgaagacgacgaccaaACTGTTCATATAATGAGGAAAAGAAGGGAAAGATTGAACCGGTACAAAGATAACATAAACAGTGTTAGGTGGATAATTTTCGCGAAAGAGTGAAATGCACTACAAGTCCCTAAAGTTGGCTGCATGTGTCATATAGGTTGTTGTTTTAAAATGGCACTTTTGGATCCCTAAAGTTAGTTTGGGTCTCGTTCAGGTCCAACAGGCGCTTACCCGACCTATTAGCTGATGTTACATGCTAACTCAGCGCTTACCTGGACCTAACTATAGGATCCACATGTTTGCCACAagcttatttttttttaaaaaaatcatattttcttcatttGACGTCGTTAGAATGGTAAAAAATAATGACATAAAGTTTAGCAGCATATTAATTATGTCCTACAATATGTTATCTTAGAAAAAACATATCTCTCATGTATGGTGACGGATAAAGATACTTTGTACACAAAAGTTGTAGCTTTTGATGAGATCTATAGAACTATAGTTTTAATTTTTGTCTTGAGGTTGCTAAAATaataaaaactaatataaaATTTTGGATCAAACATTGAAAAAATAGGAAGTACTATAAAGTATCTAGAACTAGCAAAATACGTGGAATCAATAACAAAATATACAGGACCATATAAATTTTAAGTGATTTTTTAGTTATTATTCAAAAGTAAAAGATACTCCGATAATATCACATCCTCAGTAGTACGTATACAGACCCACTGCTGTTGACTTTATCCTTTGTCACCTGGCCCACCTCGTCTCCTCTGCCACCACACTGCATGCCATGCCACCCCCACCCCCCGGCCACCGGGGATGGCGAGCTCTGGTGGTGGCATCGGTGCTTGGGGTCAGCGGTGAAGCTTTTTGCCATCGACGCAGGCCTCAAGGGCAGCATAGTGCTCTTCTCCATCTCGCCATCTACAGTCGCTACTCCCCAGATCAAGGTATCTTGCTCtcgacttaggccttgtttagttccaaaaaattttgcaaaataggaatagtaacacttttgtttgtatttgacaaatattgtccaattatggactaactaggctcaaaagattcgtctcgtcaatttcgaccaaactgtgcaattagtttttattttcatctatatttaatactccatgcatacgtctaaagattcgatgtgacagggaatctgaaaaattttgcaaaatttttggggaactaaacaaggccttagaaaaaAATACGTAAACGAGAACGACACCGAGGCACAATATTTTTTCTATGTTGATTATGCTTCCATGTTCATCGGTTAGTAGATCTGCTGAGGTCTAAACTAACCGTGCACTCtaacaagtggtatcggagctaggTTCATAGAAGAAGATTGTGGGAGGTACGATGGATATGTTATGTTCCACTCCGCGCAAGGCTCACATTGATGTGTTTGGAGACGATTTGGTGGCTGGTTTGGGTGGCGTCAAGACCGCAGGATCGTCCGGATGCCGGTGTAGCTGCTGTTTTATGGGGATGAGTGCTCGTAGTCATTGCCCCTCTTAAACCAGCCTCCAAGTCGTCTCCGGACACACCCGTGCGAGCCTTGCACAGTGTGGAACATATCTATCGTACCTCCTACGATCTTCTTCTATGAATCTGGCTCTGATATCAATCTCGCAGTTGTGTTAGTGGAGTTCGACTCTTTGATGATGAATTATCtagaaaacaaaagaaatagAGAAATCCTAACCGGTACTCGGTTGTTTTGCGCGCACTCAACACGCGATTTCCTGGCAGCCGCGGGGGATGGGCAGCCAATGTAAATGCATTGGAAACGTTCCTAAACACTCAGTTGTTGGGTAGACAGTTCCAAAAAATATATTTGCTTCGTTAGTTGGCTCTCCATTAGCATCATATGACAAATACTCTTGCTTTTCTGTTCTGCATCCTACTGGAGTTTTTCGAAGACTATGTATTTGTTATGTATGTGTAGCTAGCTGATTCCT is a window encoding:
- the LOC8078894 gene encoding salutaridine reductase; translated protein: MEGNVCGQYEQEVAVVTGGNRGIGLEICRQLASKGVTVVLTARDEKRGAEAVKNLVAQGLSNILFHQLVVGDLSSTARLADFIREKFGKLDILVNNAAVVGSITEISDPDAFKLELASMNAQERLERIRRYTTDPYDQAEEVLRTNYHGTKIVTEALLPLLEFSSHGRVVNVTSIVGLLRFFSGEELKKELNNIDNLSEERLDELSELFLKDFKNGQLEPHGWPVEGGYPAYKVSKALGNAYSRIIAKKHPTLCINCVHPGYVDTDMNFHTGVLTVEEGARGALILALLPKGGMTGAYLDCTEVASFV